Proteins from a single region of Pseudopedobacter saltans DSM 12145:
- a CDS encoding T9SS type A sorting domain-containing protein — MKRLLLVSFFAFFNLVIGKAQLLEVNFKDSKTIADYVSADPDGSQLSAINKSSKDKGIMTIESDMLKFTRETTEAVSLSFSRVKAFAGPPKVIICEFDIKISDNTSKETTAAMFQLGSGFTTATSTTGKVHARFSVNFTDTPGEFSIKDSKQAGASGVVLSGKKRLKFIVNNLESVYSYDVKGKNYQVAPEKWDLFVDDEAYLLGKESTDPTAELENIKFFFNGGIGSISIGNILIHTPTALPIQLEYFSVYHRNNRADLSWKTSYESKIKEFEIHKSLNGIDFEKITSVKSEGKSAYYSCQDEFPSNGTSYYKLLQVDENGNKEELSVKSLKLNKNKDFTVYVASDGLIVNYDAPKEGTATLVLSNIKGQKILERQISFNEGVNKLSLETVLKEGIYLVNADFDGDKYVKKLILR, encoded by the coding sequence ATGAAAAGATTATTATTAGTATCGTTTTTTGCTTTTTTCAATTTGGTAATTGGAAAAGCTCAATTGTTAGAAGTCAATTTTAAAGATTCTAAAACAATTGCAGACTACGTTTCTGCTGATCCTGATGGGAGTCAATTGTCTGCTATTAATAAATCTAGTAAAGACAAAGGTATAATGACTATTGAATCGGACATGTTGAAATTCACAAGGGAAACAACGGAGGCTGTTTCCCTTAGTTTTTCAAGAGTGAAAGCTTTTGCTGGCCCTCCTAAGGTAATTATCTGTGAATTTGATATTAAAATTTCTGATAATACATCTAAAGAAACAACGGCAGCAATGTTTCAATTAGGTAGTGGATTCACAACGGCTACTTCGACAACAGGAAAGGTTCATGCTCGTTTTAGTGTTAATTTTACTGATACTCCCGGAGAGTTCTCAATTAAAGATTCAAAACAGGCTGGAGCTTCGGGAGTTGTTTTGTCCGGTAAAAAGAGATTGAAATTTATTGTAAATAATTTAGAGAGTGTTTACTCTTATGATGTTAAAGGGAAAAATTATCAGGTAGCTCCGGAAAAATGGGATTTGTTTGTTGATGATGAAGCTTATTTATTGGGTAAAGAATCTACCGATCCAACTGCGGAATTAGAGAATATTAAATTTTTTTTCAATGGAGGAATAGGCTCAATTTCCATAGGAAACATATTAATACATACCCCAACTGCATTACCAATCCAATTGGAGTATTTCAGTGTGTATCACAGAAATAACCGCGCTGACTTGTCGTGGAAAACTTCTTACGAAAGTAAAATAAAGGAATTTGAAATACATAAATCATTAAACGGGATAGATTTTGAGAAAATTACATCTGTTAAAAGCGAAGGAAAAAGCGCTTATTATTCTTGCCAGGACGAATTTCCCTCTAATGGTACAAGCTATTACAAATTACTTCAGGTGGATGAAAATGGAAACAAAGAAGAACTATCTGTTAAGTCCCTGAAATTAAACAAGAACAAAGATTTTACAGTTTATGTCGCTTCAGACGGTTTGATTGTTAATTATGATGCGCCGAAAGAAGGAACTGCAACACTGGTACTGAGTAATATAAAAGGACAAAAAATTTTAGAGCGACAGATTAGTTTTAACGAAGGTGTGAATAAACTTTCGCTTGAAACTGTGCTTAAAGAGGGGATTTATTTAGTAAACGCAGACTTTGATGGAGATAAATATGTGAAGAAACTCATTTTGAGATAA
- a CDS encoding DUF4293 domain-containing protein gives MIQRIQSVYLFLASLALFALFVFPLANVFDVTGAKRIKITGIYEIAENGLIQKESFIVLTIVTVILAIIPLVLIFLYKNRNKQMMFVYGAAVLVLAYSYWLSIILKNATALTLQISDYGIGIGLSSVTILFLILAARAIRRDEKLVKSADRLR, from the coding sequence ATGATACAAAGAATACAATCTGTTTATCTTTTTTTAGCCTCACTGGCGTTATTTGCACTATTTGTTTTTCCTTTGGCTAATGTGTTTGATGTTACCGGTGCAAAACGGATAAAAATTACCGGCATTTATGAAATTGCAGAGAATGGATTAATCCAAAAGGAAAGCTTTATTGTGTTAACCATTGTCACTGTTATCCTGGCAATTATTCCATTGGTTTTAATTTTTCTCTATAAAAATAGAAACAAGCAAATGATGTTTGTTTACGGTGCTGCTGTTTTGGTTTTAGCTTATAGCTATTGGCTATCTATTATCTTAAAGAATGCTACGGCCTTAACGTTACAAATAAGCGACTATGGCATTGGTATAGGGCTTTCATCTGTTACTATCTTGTTTTTGATTTTAGCCGCCAGAGCAATCAGAAGAGATGAAAAACTGGTGAAATCTGCCGATAGGTTAAGATAA
- a CDS encoding heparinase II/III domain-containing protein — translation MKRLNCSISLCVFKFLCFLLAVQLSPAKAQIQQNTKSYDYTKIAEHPRLLLLKGEEEKIKASIIRNSDFSKLDAFMRNRADDLMKEEPLFFKKEGKRLLAVSRKALTRLYYWSYSYRITKDVKYLHRVEKELEAISAFESWNPTHFLDVGEMCMAVSIAYDWLYDDLNEDIKRKVRQAILEKAFAPSYVKEYAWFLERHNNWNSVCNAGLVYGALAILNEEPTQSIAIIERALKSVQLPLKAYGPDGNYPEGPGYWNYGTTFQVMLSAALESALGSDLGMAKAPGFMESAYYMLFSAGPSGNYFNYYDGGPAVSPASSLFWFANKLKDPSLVYEEIKALKNGIYMKVDNTDIERILPNTLVFGKDITLTEIQVPQKKMYTGHGITPVSIVRTDWEEGKGKYLGIKGGLANDAHAHMDQGTFVYDVGTLRWAMDFGLQSYITLESKGVDLWNMEQTSQRWDIFRYNNLNHNTLSINNQRHNVDGKADIIETFDNKVEMGAKVDLTAALNLNKELKAGTRKATIVDNSYLKIEDVIETNTKEVDLRWNMVTPAFAEIVDKNTIKLSQQGKTMFLKFTADIPFKLVIRPSENPADYKCEFGNYKYGEYNQPNKGTVMVGFDSKIPANKKVKYIVTFLEGKSESILKKNTFILDAPNPNTAPKGDNVFSDVSQIGIGATGNINSIGTPDWTPYGEIGIEKLFNKSFKFEIEAKKITSTGILNAGIDRSSDGQLGVRGGESTGIDKNEGFLFGMDLTGINSDVVFKLTKVCLTFFDPTESCTIVNRQIPGKMMVLSGDLKTIEEVKITQNHKRKYIDVSSLGISLKGGADYGEFLSLFNTGEGGSFRIASFEFVVK, via the coding sequence ATGAAAAGACTTAATTGTTCTATTAGTTTATGCGTATTTAAATTCTTGTGCTTTTTGCTTGCGGTTCAACTATCACCGGCAAAAGCACAAATACAACAAAATACTAAGTCTTATGATTATACCAAAATAGCTGAACATCCCAGACTTCTATTGTTAAAGGGAGAAGAGGAAAAAATAAAGGCTTCTATAATAAGAAATTCTGATTTTTCGAAATTGGATGCTTTTATGCGTAATAGGGCCGATGACCTTATGAAAGAAGAACCACTTTTTTTCAAAAAGGAGGGGAAAAGGTTGTTGGCTGTTTCTCGGAAAGCATTAACTCGTCTTTACTATTGGTCTTATAGTTATCGCATCACTAAAGATGTAAAATATCTACATCGTGTAGAAAAAGAATTAGAAGCAATTTCTGCTTTTGAAAGTTGGAATCCTACACATTTTTTAGATGTTGGTGAAATGTGCATGGCGGTATCCATAGCTTATGATTGGTTATATGATGATTTGAACGAGGATATTAAGAGGAAAGTTCGACAAGCTATTCTGGAAAAGGCATTTGCTCCTTCCTATGTGAAAGAATATGCCTGGTTTTTGGAGAGGCATAATAATTGGAACTCGGTATGCAATGCGGGTTTAGTTTACGGTGCTTTAGCAATCCTGAATGAGGAGCCAACGCAATCTATTGCCATTATCGAAAGGGCATTGAAATCTGTTCAACTCCCCTTAAAGGCATATGGGCCAGATGGTAATTACCCAGAGGGACCGGGATATTGGAATTATGGAACCACTTTTCAAGTTATGTTGTCCGCTGCATTGGAAAGTGCATTGGGTTCAGATTTAGGAATGGCCAAAGCTCCGGGTTTTATGGAGTCGGCCTATTATATGCTGTTTTCTGCCGGACCATCAGGTAATTACTTCAATTACTATGATGGGGGCCCAGCCGTTTCCCCTGCTTCTTCTTTATTCTGGTTTGCAAATAAGTTGAAAGATCCGTCCTTGGTTTATGAAGAAATAAAGGCACTTAAAAATGGGATCTATATGAAAGTAGACAATACAGATATCGAAAGGATTTTGCCAAATACCCTGGTTTTTGGAAAGGATATTACTTTAACGGAGATCCAGGTTCCTCAGAAAAAAATGTATACAGGGCACGGTATAACACCAGTTTCTATAGTACGGACTGATTGGGAAGAAGGGAAAGGTAAATATTTAGGTATAAAAGGCGGCCTTGCAAATGACGCACACGCACATATGGACCAGGGAACCTTTGTATATGATGTTGGAACTTTAAGGTGGGCAATGGATTTTGGATTGCAAAGCTACATCACATTAGAATCCAAAGGGGTGGATTTATGGAATATGGAGCAGACTTCTCAGCGATGGGATATCTTTAGATATAATAACCTTAACCATAATACGCTTTCCATAAATAATCAGCGGCATAATGTCGACGGTAAAGCAGATATTATTGAAACATTCGACAATAAGGTAGAGATGGGGGCAAAGGTAGATTTAACCGCTGCATTAAACTTAAATAAAGAGTTAAAGGCAGGTACCAGGAAAGCTACCATAGTAGATAATTCATATCTGAAAATAGAAGATGTTATTGAGACAAATACAAAGGAAGTAGATTTAAGGTGGAATATGGTTACGCCTGCATTTGCAGAGATAGTTGATAAGAACACTATTAAGCTCTCTCAGCAAGGGAAAACGATGTTTCTGAAATTTACAGCAGATATACCTTTTAAATTAGTGATAAGACCTTCAGAAAACCCTGCTGATTATAAGTGCGAATTTGGAAATTATAAATATGGAGAATATAATCAGCCCAATAAGGGGACAGTAATGGTGGGATTTGACTCTAAAATTCCAGCAAATAAAAAGGTTAAATATATTGTCACCTTTTTAGAAGGAAAATCAGAATCTATTTTGAAGAAAAATACCTTTATTCTCGATGCTCCTAATCCTAATACTGCTCCAAAAGGAGATAATGTATTCTCTGATGTTTCACAGATAGGAATCGGGGCGACAGGAAATATAAACTCAATAGGGACCCCGGATTGGACCCCTTACGGAGAAATTGGAATAGAAAAGTTATTTAATAAGTCTTTTAAATTTGAAATAGAGGCGAAAAAAATTACCTCAACGGGGATTTTAAATGCGGGAATTGATAGGTCTTCCGATGGTCAGTTGGGAGTTAGGGGGGGTGAGAGTACCGGAATAGATAAAAATGAAGGCTTTTTATTTGGGATGGATTTAACCGGGATTAATTCTGATGTAGTTTTTAAACTTACAAAAGTATGTTTAACCTTTTTTGATCCTACGGAATCTTGTACCATCGTAAACCGCCAAATTCCAGGAAAAATGATGGTATTATCTGGTGATTTAAAAACCATAGAAGAAGTAAAGATAACTCAAAATCATAAAAGGAAGTACATTGATGTTTCGAGTTTAGGTATATCCTTGAAAGGAGGAGCAGATTATGGAGAGTTCTTGTCACTATTTAATACGGGAGAAGGAGGGAGTTTTAGAATTGCAAGCTTTGAGTTTGTAGTGAAGTAA
- a CDS encoding DEAD/DEAH box helicase, whose product MNPFNELGIRHDIVNAITELGFTNPTPIQESAIPVLLSGSNDFVGLAQTGTGKTAAFGLPLLELIDNTKNHPQALILCPTRELCLQISNDLKNFSKNLKNVNVVAVYGGANIVNQLREIKRGVQIVVATPGRMLDIINRKAIDFSNVNYVVLDEADEMLNMGFQDDINDILSTTPDTKKTWLFSATMPKEVRRIAENYMTNPHELTVGKQNSGNANIEHEYYIVKARDKYAAFKRIVDFNPDIFGIVFCRTKIETQEIAESLVKDGYNADSLHGDLSQQQRDKVMKRYREKSLQLLIATDVAARGIDVNNVTHVINYSLPDEIENYTHRSGRTARAGKTGVSIAIINSREIHKIRQIEKVIGKQFTKAEIPTGFDVVEKQLFSLVKRVHDVEVNDEQIEQYLPRIMDDFKDLSTEDVIKRFVSLEFNMLLDYYKNAPDLNASEERGRERGERGERRGGEGRNGYSRLFINLGSVDDFTRGDLLGYICNNTGISGKAIGRIDMKGVFSFFEVEEDKTQQVIDSFKTVDFHGRSVRIEVSGEPARGGGERRRSSSGGERRGGFGGGNRSNGGGGFRDFSGGGNRRREGAGAGSGDRRRSEGGNGGARRRR is encoded by the coding sequence ATGAACCCATTCAATGAACTGGGGATCCGTCATGATATTGTTAATGCGATAACTGAGTTAGGATTTACAAATCCAACTCCAATCCAGGAAAGTGCCATTCCAGTCTTGTTATCAGGCAGCAACGATTTTGTCGGATTAGCCCAAACCGGAACAGGGAAAACGGCCGCATTTGGTCTCCCTCTGTTAGAGCTGATAGACAACACAAAAAATCACCCACAAGCATTAATTTTATGCCCAACACGTGAGTTGTGTTTACAGATCAGTAATGATTTAAAAAATTTCTCTAAAAACTTAAAAAATGTTAATGTAGTAGCCGTTTACGGTGGTGCAAACATTGTTAATCAATTAAGAGAAATAAAACGCGGTGTACAGATAGTAGTGGCTACGCCGGGCCGTATGTTAGACATTATCAATAGAAAAGCTATTGATTTCTCTAATGTAAATTATGTTGTTTTAGATGAAGCCGATGAAATGTTAAACATGGGCTTTCAGGATGATATCAACGATATCCTGTCTACAACACCAGATACTAAAAAAACATGGTTGTTCTCTGCAACAATGCCGAAAGAGGTAAGAAGAATTGCAGAAAACTACATGACTAATCCTCACGAGCTTACAGTAGGAAAGCAAAATAGTGGAAATGCGAATATCGAGCATGAATACTATATTGTTAAAGCCCGTGATAAATACGCTGCTTTTAAACGCATCGTAGATTTTAATCCTGATATTTTTGGTATTGTTTTCTGTCGTACTAAAATTGAAACACAGGAAATAGCAGAGTCTTTGGTAAAGGACGGCTACAATGCAGACTCATTACATGGTGACTTGTCGCAACAACAACGTGATAAGGTAATGAAACGTTACCGTGAGAAAAGCTTACAGCTTTTAATTGCTACTGACGTTGCTGCCAGAGGTATTGACGTTAATAACGTAACTCACGTAATTAACTACTCTTTACCTGATGAGATTGAAAACTATACGCATAGAAGTGGCAGAACTGCAAGGGCAGGTAAAACAGGTGTTTCTATAGCGATTATCAATTCCAGAGAGATTCATAAAATCCGTCAGATTGAGAAAGTTATTGGAAAACAATTTACTAAAGCAGAAATTCCTACTGGTTTTGATGTGGTAGAAAAGCAATTGTTCAGTTTAGTGAAACGTGTTCATGACGTTGAAGTAAACGATGAGCAAATTGAGCAGTATTTGCCAAGAATTATGGACGATTTTAAAGATCTTTCTACAGAGGACGTAATCAAACGTTTTGTGTCTTTAGAATTTAACATGTTGTTGGATTACTACAAAAATGCACCTGATCTAAACGCTTCTGAGGAAAGAGGAAGAGAAAGAGGTGAGAGAGGTGAAAGAAGAGGTGGTGAAGGACGTAATGGTTATTCCAGATTGTTCATCAATTTGGGTTCTGTTGACGACTTTACTCGCGGTGATCTTTTAGGCTATATCTGTAATAATACAGGTATCAGTGGTAAAGCTATAGGTCGAATCGATATGAAAGGTGTTTTCTCATTCTTCGAAGTAGAAGAAGATAAAACTCAACAGGTTATTGATTCATTTAAAACTGTAGATTTCCACGGACGCTCTGTAAGAATTGAAGTTTCTGGTGAACCAGCCAGAGGTGGAGGTGAAAGACGCAGAAGCAGTAGTGGTGGCGAGAGAAGAGGAGGCTTTGGAGGCGGTAACCGTAGTAACGGTGGCGGTGGATTCAGAGATTTTTCTGGAGGTGGAAATAGAAGAAGAGAAGGTGCTGGCGCAGGAAGCGGAGACAGAAGAAGAAGCGAAGGCGGAAACGGTGGAGCTAGAAGAAGAAGATAA
- the lnt gene encoding apolipoprotein N-acyltransferase — MTKNILYALISSILLWLAWPPTPYTSPILLFGFLPLLIAIENIFQSNWKNKGRKVFGIAGLCFLTWNTACIYWIWNASPEGSIVAYILGALLMSVAFYLYYKAKTVTKSYVADFLLIGFWIGYEYLHQTWDLNFPWMTLGNGFANVPQLIQWYEYTGVYGGTLWILVSNILLFNIWKAYRSKVHIIKLIFSFTIWIIVPVVYSIYVYNNYEEQKNPSHIIVVQPNVDPYQKYLGSPLQQLDNLIQLSRDSAKFNTEFIIWPETAIPEYLDENKIRDTRIFYTIQQFLSNYPNATLITGAETVRIYQDEATPSAKFDKNSNMYWDSFNTALAIENSGKVQFHHKSKLVPGVEKMPFSSALSFMKPVFAKFGGTTGGYGYQDHPTVLYAKSGIGVAAAICYESIWGNWIAEYIKKEAQFIAIVTNDGWWGNTSGKDQHLDYARLRAIENRRWVARSANTGISAFINQRGDIVQKTEWWNPAVISQEINLNSDLTFYTKHADIIVFPFLAIGIFGLFLVITKSRKTAKE; from the coding sequence ATGACAAAAAATATTTTATACGCGCTAATATCTTCCATATTACTTTGGCTGGCCTGGCCTCCTACCCCTTACACATCACCGATTTTGCTTTTTGGATTCTTACCTTTATTGATAGCCATAGAAAACATTTTCCAAAGTAATTGGAAAAATAAGGGCAGAAAGGTTTTTGGCATCGCAGGACTTTGCTTTCTGACATGGAATACTGCCTGTATTTATTGGATATGGAATGCTTCTCCGGAAGGTTCTATTGTTGCTTATATACTTGGTGCTTTATTAATGAGTGTTGCTTTTTATCTTTATTATAAAGCTAAAACTGTCACAAAATCTTATGTCGCTGATTTTTTACTGATAGGCTTTTGGATTGGTTATGAGTATCTACACCAAACCTGGGATTTAAACTTTCCCTGGATGACTTTAGGAAACGGCTTTGCTAACGTCCCTCAGTTGATACAATGGTATGAGTATACCGGCGTTTATGGCGGAACTTTGTGGATTCTGGTTAGTAATATTTTATTGTTTAATATTTGGAAAGCATACAGATCGAAAGTACATATCATAAAGCTGATTTTTTCATTTACTATATGGATTATTGTCCCAGTGGTGTATTCCATTTATGTTTACAACAATTACGAAGAACAGAAAAACCCGTCTCACATTATTGTAGTACAACCAAACGTCGATCCTTACCAAAAATATTTAGGCTCGCCTTTGCAGCAATTAGATAATTTGATTCAATTGAGCCGAGATTCTGCAAAATTTAATACTGAGTTTATTATCTGGCCCGAAACTGCCATTCCTGAATATCTGGATGAAAATAAAATTCGCGATACACGTATATTCTATACCATTCAGCAGTTTCTTTCTAATTATCCGAATGCTACCTTAATAACCGGAGCTGAGACTGTTCGGATATATCAAGATGAAGCTACACCATCAGCCAAATTCGATAAAAACAGCAATATGTATTGGGACAGTTTCAATACAGCATTAGCTATCGAAAACTCGGGAAAGGTACAATTTCATCATAAGTCTAAATTAGTTCCAGGTGTAGAAAAGATGCCTTTTTCATCAGCACTGTCTTTCATGAAACCTGTGTTTGCTAAATTTGGTGGTACTACTGGAGGATATGGTTATCAGGATCACCCTACGGTTTTATATGCAAAAAGTGGGATCGGAGTTGCGGCGGCAATATGTTACGAATCGATTTGGGGAAACTGGATTGCTGAATACATAAAAAAAGAGGCGCAATTTATAGCTATTGTAACCAATGATGGTTGGTGGGGTAACACTTCAGGTAAAGACCAGCATCTCGATTACGCTCGTTTAAGAGCTATAGAAAACAGGCGCTGGGTAGCCAGATCGGCAAATACTGGAATTTCGGCATTTATTAATCAGAGGGGTGATATTGTTCAAAAAACCGAGTGGTGGAATCCTGCTGTAATTAGTCAGGAAATTAACTTAAACTCAGATCTTACTTTTTACACAAAGCATGCGGATATAATTGTTTTTCCTTTTCTAGCAATTGGAATTTTCGGATTATTTCTTGTTATTACCAAGTCCAGAAAAACGGCAAAAGAATAA
- the truA gene encoding tRNA pseudouridine(38-40) synthase TruA codes for MSKKQRFFIELSYHGLQYHGWQYQPNAITVQEKLDNALSTFFGEKIESLGCGRTDTGVHATQFYAHFDTEKEFSENSEIRFLKGINSLLPYDIAVKHLHQVHEDAHARFDAIRRSYEYHIHFNKNPFKTYTSWLHKEPLNVDAMNIGASYILDYEDFGAFCKANAGNFTNNCIVSRAEWEVKNDGIIFHITANRFLRNMVRAIVGTLTDIGKGKYAPEHIKHIIESKKRSSAGASVPACGLLLTEVCYPYITEAIEEI; via the coding sequence GTGTCTAAAAAACAGAGATTTTTTATAGAACTAAGCTATCACGGGCTTCAATATCATGGTTGGCAATATCAACCTAATGCGATAACTGTTCAGGAAAAATTAGATAATGCTTTATCTACCTTCTTTGGGGAGAAAATTGAGTCTCTGGGTTGTGGACGCACAGATACAGGTGTTCACGCCACTCAATTCTATGCTCATTTTGATACTGAAAAAGAATTTTCTGAGAATAGTGAGATCCGCTTTTTAAAGGGAATTAATTCGCTACTACCTTATGACATTGCAGTTAAACACCTCCATCAAGTCCACGAGGACGCCCATGCTAGGTTTGATGCCATCAGGCGATCTTACGAATATCATATTCATTTCAATAAAAATCCGTTTAAGACATATACGAGCTGGCTGCACAAAGAACCATTAAATGTCGATGCGATGAATATTGGGGCTAGCTATATACTGGATTACGAGGATTTTGGTGCTTTTTGCAAAGCGAACGCCGGCAATTTTACTAATAATTGTATTGTAAGCCGGGCAGAATGGGAGGTAAAAAACGATGGAATCATATTCCATATTACTGCAAACAGATTTTTACGTAATATGGTTAGAGCTATTGTTGGAACCTTAACGGATATTGGTAAAGGGAAATATGCTCCAGAGCATATCAAACATATTATAGAAAGTAAAAAAAGATCGAGCGCAGGTGCCTCCGTTCCTGCTTGCGGGTTGTTATTAACTGAGGTTTGCTATCCGTATATTACAGAAGCTATAGAAGAAATTTAA
- a CDS encoding ABC transporter ATP-binding protein, with amino-acid sequence MSNTTGKTYDWNLLKRIFAYARPYKKMFFWSVFLTITIAALAPIRPFLIQHIIDDYVVFNDYNGLINMSIILVIVLVIHTVIQYYHTFLTNSLGQSVIKDLRKDVFNHVTKLRLKYFDKTPIGQLITRTVSDLETIADIFSEGLIVIIGDILQLVAVIGFMFYIDWRLTLIVLLPMPLLIIATYIFKEAIKSAFQDVRTQVAKLNTFLQEHISGIAIIQYFAREEQEFKKFRTINAEHRDAHIRSNWYYSIFFPVVEIISALSIGLLVWYGSVRILGEQIQPGVIFSFIMYVYMLFRPIRELADKFNTLQMGMVGAERIFSVIDTDEETPNTGTLAPARLNGNIVFDKVWFSYKQDDSEISEEEWILRDISFEVKKGETLALVGATGAGKSSIINILNRFYEISKGQVSVDDADIRDYELSFLRSNIATVLQDVFLFSDTIANNISLKNQNISRAQIIEASKLVGAHHFISQLPGGYDYQVQERGNSLSTGQAQLISFIRALVYDPAILVLDEATSSVDTETEQLIQQAIEKLMKGRTSIVIAHRLSTIQKADRIIVLDHGRIMETGTHQELLHQNGMYKNLYDLQFNSEGISN; translated from the coding sequence ATGAGCAATACGACTGGAAAAACATACGACTGGAATTTATTGAAGCGGATTTTCGCTTATGCCAGACCATATAAAAAAATGTTTTTTTGGTCTGTGTTCTTAACCATCACAATAGCTGCACTGGCCCCCATAAGACCATTTTTAATACAGCATATTATCGACGATTATGTAGTTTTCAATGACTACAATGGATTGATTAACATGTCGATCATATTAGTTATTGTATTGGTTATACATACCGTCATACAGTATTATCACACTTTTTTAACAAATTCTCTCGGCCAATCTGTTATTAAAGATCTACGTAAGGATGTTTTCAACCACGTTACGAAATTACGTTTAAAGTATTTCGACAAAACCCCTATTGGACAATTGATTACAAGAACGGTATCCGACCTGGAAACTATAGCAGATATATTTTCAGAAGGTTTAATCGTGATCATTGGTGATATCTTACAACTTGTTGCAGTTATTGGCTTTATGTTTTACATCGATTGGCGACTTACATTAATTGTGCTCTTGCCAATGCCTTTATTGATTATTGCCACATATATCTTTAAAGAAGCCATAAAATCTGCTTTTCAGGATGTAAGGACACAGGTAGCAAAATTGAACACCTTTTTGCAGGAACATATCAGTGGGATAGCTATAATCCAATACTTCGCAAGGGAAGAACAGGAATTTAAAAAGTTCAGGACAATAAATGCGGAACATCGTGACGCTCATATCCGTTCTAATTGGTATTATTCCATCTTTTTTCCAGTTGTAGAAATTATTTCTGCGCTTTCTATCGGGTTGCTGGTTTGGTACGGATCAGTGAGGATATTAGGCGAACAAATCCAACCAGGTGTAATCTTTTCTTTCATCATGTATGTTTACATGCTTTTCAGACCAATCAGGGAGCTTGCTGATAAATTTAACACCCTGCAAATGGGAATGGTTGGTGCCGAAAGAATTTTTAGTGTAATTGATACCGATGAAGAAACTCCTAATACAGGAACTTTAGCACCCGCCAGATTAAATGGAAATATCGTTTTCGACAAAGTTTGGTTTTCTTACAAGCAAGACGATTCGGAGATTTCTGAAGAGGAATGGATATTGAGGGACATATCTTTTGAAGTTAAAAAAGGAGAAACCCTGGCTCTGGTTGGGGCTACAGGAGCCGGAAAGTCGTCTATCATCAACATCCTGAACAGATTTTATGAGATATCAAAGGGCCAGGTAAGTGTAGATGACGCTGACATTAGAGATTACGAACTTAGCTTCCTAAGGTCTAATATTGCCACTGTTTTGCAAGATGTGTTTTTATTTTCAGATACAATTGCTAACAATATCAGCTTAAAGAATCAAAACATTAGCAGAGCACAAATTATAGAAGCTTCAAAATTAGTTGGAGCCCACCATTTCATCAGTCAGTTACCGGGCGGGTATGACTACCAGGTACAAGAAAGAGGAAATTCTTTATCAACCGGACAGGCTCAACTGATTTCTTTCATCAGAGCTTTGGTTTATGATCCGGCTATTTTAGTATTGGACGAGGCTACTTCATCTGTTGATACGGAAACAGAACAACTAATTCAACAAGCTATTGAAAAATTGATGAAGGGGAGAACTTCTATTGTTATTGCCCACCGTTTATCAACTATACAAAAAGCAGATAGGATTATCGTTTTGGATCATGGCCGAATTATGGAGACAGGAACTCATCAGGAGCTTCTTCATCAAAATGGCATGTATAAAAATCTTTACGATCTGCAATTTAATTCTGAAGGTATTTCAAACTAA
- a CDS encoding YgaP family membrane protein yields the protein MKNLIRSTKELLEELGMKESHYTNLGKTERVLSIATGSYFALKGITNIFSHPFIAATSLMLACGLIGRGTSGYCPIKEQLEKDDIVPEPVLIVREEITELGE from the coding sequence ATGAAAAATTTAATTAGAAGCACTAAAGAGCTCTTAGAGGAATTGGGCATGAAAGAAAGCCATTATACCAACCTTGGCAAAACGGAGCGGGTCTTATCAATAGCCACCGGATCTTATTTTGCTTTAAAAGGTATAACAAATATATTTTCCCATCCTTTTATTGCAGCTACATCACTAATGTTAGCTTGTGGACTTATCGGAAGAGGAACCTCTGGTTATTGCCCGATTAAAGAACAACTAGAAAAGGATGATATTGTACCTGAACCCGTACTTATTGTAAGAGAAGAAATCACCGAATTGGGAGAGTAA